GCTGGCGACCGCACGCCGCGGCTGCCTCACGCAGGTTCTTCTGCGCGATCAGGTTGGTGTAGACGTTGTTGTCCACCACGGCGCTGTACTCGTCCGGCCCGGTGACGCCGTCGATCCGGAAGCCGTCGTGCGGATCGTGGTGCCCGAGCGCCATCCACAACCGCGCCGTCTCGACCAGGATCTCCGTCCCGCATTCGCGGTCGAACTCCTCGTCCCCGGTCGCCGCGACGTACTGCGCGGTGGCGTAGGCGACGTCGCCGGAGACGTGGAAGGCCGCGGTGCCCGCGGGCCAGTACGCCGAGCACTCCGCGCCGTTGATCGACCGCCACGGGAAGGCGGCTCCGCGCTGACCGAGCTGCCTCGCGCGCTCCCGCGCTTTGTCCAAAGTGGAGTGTCGCCAGCGGAGCGCGTCCCGTGCGGCCTCCGGAACGGTGTAGGTGAGCAACGGCAACACGAAGATCTCGCTGTCCCAGAAGGCGTGCCCGTCGTAGCCGGGACCGGTCAGGCCCTTGCCCGCGATCGCCCTGGTCTCCCCGCGCGCCCCGGCCTGCAACACGTGGAACAGCGCGAAGCGGATCGCCTGCTGCACCCGCTCGTCGCCGTCCACCTCGACGTCGGCCGCCGCCCAGAACCTGTCCAGGAACGCCCGCTGCTCGGCGAGCAGGCCCTCCCAGCCGGTCTGCAACGCGCCGTCGAGCGCGGCCTCCACCTGGGCCCGCAGCGCGGGTACGGACCGGTTCGCCGACCACCCGTAGCCCAGGTACTTCGTCAGTCGCAGCCGCCCGCCCCTGGGCACGTCGACGGCGACGGTGAACCGCGCGAGGTCCTCCTCGGCGTGGATGTTGGTGCGCAGGTTGTCCTTCGTGTCGACCGTGTGGTCCATCGCGGCGGCCATCCGCAGCCCGGACTTCCTGGTGTGGTGCGCGAGCACGGCCCGGCTGCCGTCGGCCACCGCGAAGTCCGCCACCAGCGGGTTGTCCAGCGCGGCGGCCACGCGGGGGTCACCGGAGCGCTGCTCGATCGGTTCGTTGGCGAGCAGGTCCGACTGCACGACGAGCTGGATGTCGTCGGCGGGCTCGATCTCGTAGTGGATCGCCGCCACCGCGCGCTGGGTGAACGACACCAGCCGCTCGGTGCGCACGGTCACCCGCCGCCCGGTCGGCGACTCCCACTCCGTCTCCCTGCGCAGCGTGCCGGAGCGGAAGTCCAGCACCCGCTCGTGGGAGAGCGCGCGGCCGTAGCGCATGTCCAGCGGCTCGTCCTCGACCAGCAGCCGGATGATCTTGCCGTCGGTCACGTTGACCACGGTCTGCCCGGCCTCGGGGTAGCCGTAGCCGCCCTCGCCGTAGGGCAGCTGGTGCTCCTCGTAGAAGCCGTTGAGGTAGGTGCCGGGCAGCCCGCGCGGCTCACCCTCCTCCAGGGTGCCGCGCAGCCCGATGTGCCCGTTGGACAGGGCGAAGCTCGACTCCGTGCGGTCCAGGCTGTCGACGTCGAGCCCGCGCCAGGCCAGCTTCCACGGGTCGGTCAGGTAGCTCACAGCAGCTCTCCCAGGTCGTCCACCACGATGTCGGCGCCGTGCTGGCGCAGCGCCTCGGCCTGCCCGGCGCGGTCCACGCCGACCACCAAGCCGAACTCCCCGGCCCGCCCCGCCGCGACACCGGAGAGCGCGTCCTCGAACACCGCGGTGGCGCCGGGGTGCACGCCGAGCTCGCGCGCGGCGGCCAGGAACGAGTCCGGGGCGGGCTTGCCCCTGAGCTGTTCCCGCTCGATCACCACACCGTCGACCCGCACGCTGATCAGCGGCGCGAGCCCGGTCGCGGCGAGCACGCGCTCCCCGTTGGCCGAGGAGGTCACCACGCCGAGCGCCAGACCGGCTTCGTGAGCCGCTTTCACGAACCGCACGGAGCCGGGATAGGGGCTGACCCCCTCCCCGGTGAGGATCTTGTCGATCAGGTCGTTCTTGCGGTTGCCGACCGCGTGCACGGTGGCCAGGTCGTGCGGATCGGCCGGGCTGCCCTCCGGCAGCGTGATCCCGCGCGAGGCCAGGAACGCGCGCACCCCGTCGCGCCGCGGCCTGCCGTCGACGTAGTCGAGGTAGTCCTGCTCGCTGAACGGCCGGAAGGAGGGGCCCTCGTGCACGGCGAGGAACTCGTCGAAGACCTGTTTCCACGCCTTGCGGTGCAGTTCCGCGGTGCTGGTCAGCACGCCGTCCATGTCGAACAGGCACGCGGCGATCTTGTCCGGCAACTTCGTCGGCATCCGCAGAACCTCCGAGGTCGGTGATCGTTTCGCGCTGGGAGTGCCCTCCGCCGGACGAGCCTAACCGCGCCCGGTTCGGCGCACCGGCCGCCCGATTACCTGCGAAACGGGGCCGTTTCATTACCGCTCAATTCCCCGTGTGTTCCTGCCCGGCTGCGCCTGGGGCTTGTGAAAATGGCACGGAATGGGTGAAAATTCACCCCTCGTGGAGTAGTGCCAACGCTGCGAAGTGGGGATATAAGGCGATCCTATGTGTTGTGGCTATGGCAGGTCGTTGACGCGTGAAGTTTCTGATTCCGCCGGAACGCGCGGATCGCGGGACTGGTAAGTTCCCGTTCCGAAGTGAGCGGCGGACCATTCCTGGGGCGGAATGACGGGCGCGGCGCGGGAAGGCATCCCTGCCACCCCTGCGCGGAACTGGGGCTGTTCCGCGGGGATAGGGGTCGGCTTTCCCCGCCACCGTCCCTAGGTTCGGTGGTGTCGCGCGCGTGCCCGGGGCGTGCGCGCGGCACCGACCACGTGTCGCCGACGTGCTTGACGGCCCGCGCGGTCGTCGAGAAAGGGGACGACATGTCCGCAGAGGACGAGCGGATCGCGATCGTGTCGATGGCGCACCGGGAGCCCGGCGTCGGGCAGCCCGGATTCGACTCGGCGCTGTTCGGCATCGACGCCGCGGACCTCGACGCGGCCCGGCGGGTCTCGCTGGAGCTGGCCTGGGAGGTCCTGGAACGCGGCGGCCTCGACCCGCTCGCGGCCCGCGAGGGCCGGACCGGGGCCTACGGCTGCGCGGGCGCGCAGCTGGCGAACGCGTTCCGGCTGGGCGGCCCCGCGATCACGGTCGGCACCGCGCACACCCCGCTGGTCGCCGTGCACATGGCCGTCCGGTCGCTGCGCGAGGACGAGTGCGACCTCGCCATCGCGGGCGGCGCCACCGACACCGACGGCGCGTCGATGCTGTTGCTGGAGCGCCTTTCCGACGCGCGCAGGCACGGTCGTCCCGTTCTCGCGGTGATCGTCGCCAGCGCCGTCGGCGCGACGGTGGAGCGCGCGGCCGACTCCGCGCTCAGGGCCGCGGGCCTCGAACCGTCCGATGTGGACACTCTCGCGGACCTGCGCTCGCTGACCTCTGACCACTGTGGATTCGTCAGCGTCTCGTCTCCGCCCGGCGCCACCGCAGCGCACCTGGTCCTGCGGCCCGTCGTCGAGGCGTCGCACGAGATCGGTTCCGCCGTCGAGCTGCCGGACACGCCGGTGCTGCTCTCCGCCGCCAACCGGGCCGGACTGCGCGCGCAGGTGCTGCGGCTGCTCGGCCACCTCGAAGCCGACGAGGACGCCGGCCTCACCGACGTCGCCTACTCCCTGGCCACCAGCCGGGCCGCGCTGCCGTTGCGGATCTCCGTCGTGGGTGACCGGCGGGAGGTGCTGGACGGCCTCGCGGCGATCGCCGCCAGCGAACTGGACGTGACCAGGGCGGCGCCGGTCCCTGCCGCGTTCTTCTGCACCGGCGAGGCGCCGCCGGCGTTCGGGCGCGAGCTGCACGCGGAGTTCCCGGTCTTCG
The window above is part of the Allokutzneria albata genome. Proteins encoded here:
- a CDS encoding glycoside hydrolase family 65 protein, producing the protein MSYLTDPWKLAWRGLDVDSLDRTESSFALSNGHIGLRGTLEEGEPRGLPGTYLNGFYEEHQLPYGEGGYGYPEAGQTVVNVTDGKIIRLLVEDEPLDMRYGRALSHERVLDFRSGTLRRETEWESPTGRRVTVRTERLVSFTQRAVAAIHYEIEPADDIQLVVQSDLLANEPIEQRSGDPRVAAALDNPLVADFAVADGSRAVLAHHTRKSGLRMAAAMDHTVDTKDNLRTNIHAEEDLARFTVAVDVPRGGRLRLTKYLGYGWSANRSVPALRAQVEAALDGALQTGWEGLLAEQRAFLDRFWAAADVEVDGDERVQQAIRFALFHVLQAGARGETRAIAGKGLTGPGYDGHAFWDSEIFVLPLLTYTVPEAARDALRWRHSTLDKARERARQLGQRGAAFPWRSINGAECSAYWPAGTAAFHVSGDVAYATAQYVAATGDEEFDRECGTEILVETARLWMALGHHDPHDGFRIDGVTGPDEYSAVVDNNVYTNLIAQKNLREAAAACGRQPDLARRLEVTGEELSEWAKAADRMAIPYDRKLEVHEQAEGFTAHAEWDFANTPESGYPLLLNYPYFDLYRKQVIKQADLVLAMHLRGDAFSPEEKARNFAYYEARTVRDSSLSAGTQAVLAAEIGHLDLAYSYLLEAAFTDLDDLHSNSRNGLHMASLAGAWTAMVAGFGGMRDHDGRLSFAPRTPPALNRFSFRMRLRETCFCVTVDRESATYRVVAGPPLHTSHHGEAIVVEPGAEVTLPIPPAPEPPKVSQPEGREPRGRG
- a CDS encoding HAD family hydrolase, whose protein sequence is MPTKLPDKIAACLFDMDGVLTSTAELHRKAWKQVFDEFLAVHEGPSFRPFSEQDYLDYVDGRPRRDGVRAFLASRGITLPEGSPADPHDLATVHAVGNRKNDLIDKILTGEGVSPYPGSVRFVKAAHEAGLALGVVTSSANGERVLAATGLAPLISVRVDGVVIEREQLRGKPAPDSFLAAARELGVHPGATAVFEDALSGVAAGRAGEFGLVVGVDRAGQAEALRQHGADIVVDDLGELL
- a CDS encoding beta-ketoacyl synthase N-terminal-like domain-containing protein — its product is MSAEDERIAIVSMAHREPGVGQPGFDSALFGIDAADLDAARRVSLELAWEVLERGGLDPLAAREGRTGAYGCAGAQLANAFRLGGPAITVGTAHTPLVAVHMAVRSLREDECDLAIAGGATDTDGASMLLLERLSDARRHGRPVLAVIVASAVGATVERAADSALRAAGLEPSDVDTLADLRSLTSDHCGFVSVSSPPGATAAHLVLRPVVEASHEIGSAVELPDTPVLLSAANRAGLRAQVLRLLGHLEADEDAGLTDVAYSLATSRAALPLRISVVGDRREVLDGLAAIAASELDVTRAAPVPAAFFCTGEAPPAFGRELHAEFPVFAEVFDEICAEFDEFLEQPLWDVVFTVDVPDALHERAATFAVEVALYRLAEHWGLAFARVDGRGVGEISAAYCTGELSLADACARVLGTEPEVAALSRLDLGPLAVLTTMPEIPFGTAPGTARVALLHPDEPEARSLVTGFAQLHDRGVEVDWAEFFSGTGARRVDLPTYPFQHVTVPSRPEHELWRDAPESGTWLVITAADCADEPLTGAVRDALARDGAVVRSMEAGPWNREQFAEHLRAALGDEAPDGVLAMAGVETDLLVQAMGDAEIDARLWRLAPALRANSGGGRRGPRTGFCHRGRR